A region of Shewanella psychromarinicola DNA encodes the following proteins:
- the dusC gene encoding tRNA dihydrouridine(16) synthase DusC, with the protein MRVILAPMEGVVDDHMREILSAINPFDLVVTEFVRVVNILLPEKVFYKLCPELHHQGLTASGTPVRVQLLGQEPEWMAQNAIRAIELGSNGVDANFGCPAKTVNKSKGGAVLLQYPENIYNIVKAMRDAVPSEHPVTAKIRLGYEDKSLFMENALAVYEAGATELAIHARSKTDGYRPPAYWEYITEVRKRLPIPVIANGEIWNAADAQRCMDVTGCDSVMIGRGAISLPNLGDTIKTGASPFSWQQTLSLLMAYTDKELSGRKSDYYPSRIKQWFSYLNRQYPEADALFRELRVFKTTEEIVKVLQHAHRTLI; encoded by the coding sequence GTGCGCGTTATTTTAGCTCCAATGGAAGGTGTGGTTGATGACCATATGCGTGAAATTTTATCTGCCATCAATCCATTTGACCTGGTTGTGACTGAATTTGTCAGGGTAGTAAACATACTATTGCCTGAAAAAGTCTTCTATAAATTGTGTCCTGAATTACATCATCAAGGCTTAACGGCATCTGGCACGCCAGTACGTGTTCAGTTGTTAGGACAAGAACCTGAGTGGATGGCACAAAATGCCATCAGAGCCATAGAGCTAGGGTCAAATGGCGTCGATGCAAACTTTGGTTGTCCAGCCAAAACCGTTAATAAAAGTAAAGGCGGCGCCGTTTTATTGCAATATCCAGAAAACATTTACAATATCGTCAAAGCCATGCGCGACGCTGTACCGTCTGAACACCCTGTTACCGCTAAAATCCGTTTAGGTTATGAAGACAAGTCGTTATTTATGGAGAATGCTTTAGCCGTATATGAAGCTGGCGCAACAGAGCTAGCGATCCACGCTCGCAGTAAAACCGACGGCTATAGGCCACCAGCTTATTGGGAGTACATTACTGAAGTCAGAAAACGCTTACCCATTCCCGTTATTGCTAACGGAGAGATCTGGAACGCAGCAGATGCACAACGCTGTATGGATGTCACTGGTTGTGACAGTGTGATGATTGGCCGCGGCGCAATATCCCTACCTAACCTCGGGGATACCATTAAAACCGGTGCAAGCCCTTTTAGCTGGCAACAAACATTAAGCTTGTTAATGGCATATACCGACAAGGAGCTGAGTGGCCGCAAATCAGATTACTATCCCTCACGAATTAAACAGTGGTTTAGTTACTTAAACCGCCAATATCCCGAAGCGGATGCCTTATTTAGAGAACTGCGGGTGTTTAAAACTACGGAAGAGATTGTTAAGGTTTTACAGCATGCTCATCGGACACTTATTTAA
- a CDS encoding HvfA family oxazolone/thioamide-modified RiPP metallophore: MNSIKQTTLAVALGTVVITAGFSAQVEANPFGFQQLTSGYQLDGGEGKCGEGKCGGDMKKSAEKAAEGKCGEGKCGGDMKMSAEKAVEGKCGGDKMNSAAKTVEGKCGGQK, encoded by the coding sequence ATGAATTCAATCAAACAAACGACTTTAGCGGTTGCACTTGGTACTGTTGTGATAACGGCTGGCTTTAGCGCTCAAGTAGAAGCTAACCCATTTGGTTTTCAACAATTAACTTCTGGTTATCAGCTTGATGGCGGAGAAGGCAAATGCGGTGAAGGCAAGTGCGGCGGTGATATGAAAAAGTCAGCTGAAAAAGCTGCTGAAGGCAAATGTGGCGAAGGCAAGTGCGGCGGTGACATGAAAATGTCAGCGGAAAAAGCCGTTGAAGGCAAATGTGGCGGCGACAAGATGAACTCTGCAGCAAAAACCGTAGAAGGTAAGTGCGGCGGTCAGAAATAA
- a CDS encoding TraR/DksA C4-type zinc finger protein has translation MLHIKDLSKTTEVAHISMDTSLGQVIDYLSKVKLVDTEIFTKLMKLDAAHCQLELGLYGLCSDCEMDIEPPRLIADPTEQRCTHCEQRYRREHRHELRLNH, from the coding sequence ATGCTACATATAAAGGATTTATCAAAAACAACTGAAGTAGCCCATATATCAATGGATACCTCCCTTGGGCAAGTTATTGATTACCTGTCAAAAGTAAAACTCGTTGACACAGAAATATTCACCAAGCTAATGAAGCTTGATGCCGCACATTGCCAGCTTGAGCTTGGTCTTTATGGACTCTGCTCTGATTGTGAAATGGACATAGAACCACCACGCTTAATCGCCGATCCAACGGAACAGCGTTGTACTCATTGTGAACAAAGATACCGTCGCGAACATCGACATGAGTTACGCTTAAATCACTAG
- a CDS encoding TonB-dependent receptor plug domain-containing protein → MSSITLTAKAIRRSLLAVAATSVATTGLFSSVALAADEQKVERIEVTGSRIQRQDMETASPVTIISAEAIRAEGFTSVDQLLQAQTSMAGAAVGSSTNNGADGVAQVDLRGMGSQRTLVLLNGRRMVNSGSGADSSVDLNSIPVAMISRVEILKDGASAVYGSDAIAGVVNIITKKDFEGFQLDVNGSTTSESDGETGEISGLYGFNTDDGNYTIGAAYSKRESIIQSDRDWTTPGYSSFLPTGSLGGKVRDDAGNWVDRSTGYDYSTSSYFQTPNERYSLFANMVQELDNNLVLTGDVLYTKRQSNQQMAAQPADVMLNVCDAPGVTAGAACIPLDQAMTDGGIEADDTGRVNYRRRTTDAGPRIYSQDTDTFRLSAGLAGDFDINTGMNWDIAYTYGKNKADSQVENLINATNLKQSVYANQDAWFSGDPLTGAIVNDISFTENSDGGNEQHVVSAGLNGELFDLSAGAVAFAIGAEYHYESGFYNPDPVTVAGDSTAAQQDATDGNYNVMSVFEEVSVPFTEKLTGEFALRYDDYSTFGKASTWKVGLTYEATDDLMLRGVAATGFRAPSISELFGGDTGSFDYLDDPWENAQDPQILVRYTSDDELKAEESDSYTAGLVYSPSYVDGLSLTLDYWRFKVTDAITRLDVQAGLNECFANASAAACETFNIGENGDLSNVTNSLTNVGSQDTSGVDFNLAYHFEGLTLDWKISNDTTYLLNFEQEDNDYTNKIDGNFGAYAEVRNNFSIQAGQDSWSVNYFNRYIGEMDDLGTGEKVDAILYHNVAGTYYVTDMITFSAGVKNITDEEPSGVSNGSDGGTVPEVYDTIGRQYYGGVTVKF, encoded by the coding sequence ATGAGTTCAATAACATTAACGGCTAAGGCTATTCGCCGCAGTTTATTAGCTGTGGCCGCAACAAGTGTCGCCACTACAGGCTTATTTTCTTCAGTCGCATTGGCAGCCGATGAACAGAAAGTGGAAAGAATCGAAGTAACGGGTTCTCGTATTCAACGTCAAGATATGGAAACGGCTTCTCCAGTAACCATCATTTCAGCCGAAGCCATTCGCGCCGAAGGTTTCACTTCAGTTGACCAACTACTTCAAGCTCAAACATCAATGGCGGGTGCAGCAGTTGGTTCTAGCACCAACAATGGCGCCGACGGTGTGGCACAAGTTGACTTACGCGGTATGGGTTCACAACGTACGTTAGTGTTATTAAATGGCCGTCGCATGGTGAACTCTGGTTCTGGCGCGGACAGCTCTGTCGATTTGAACTCTATCCCTGTGGCGATGATCTCTCGTGTTGAAATCTTAAAAGATGGTGCTTCAGCGGTATACGGCTCTGATGCGATTGCCGGTGTCGTTAACATCATCACCAAAAAAGATTTTGAAGGTTTTCAATTAGATGTTAATGGAAGCACGACTAGCGAAAGCGATGGTGAGACTGGCGAGATCAGTGGTTTATATGGCTTTAACACTGACGATGGTAACTACACTATTGGTGCTGCGTATTCAAAGCGTGAAAGCATAATTCAATCCGATCGTGATTGGACAACCCCTGGTTATAGCTCATTTTTACCAACGGGTTCATTAGGCGGTAAAGTACGTGATGATGCAGGGAACTGGGTTGATCGTTCAACTGGTTATGACTACTCCACAAGCAGCTATTTCCAAACACCAAACGAGCGTTACAGTTTATTTGCTAACATGGTTCAAGAACTCGACAATAATTTAGTCCTAACAGGCGATGTTCTTTACACTAAGCGTCAGTCTAACCAACAAATGGCGGCACAACCTGCCGATGTTATGCTAAACGTTTGTGATGCTCCAGGTGTGACTGCTGGTGCGGCATGTATTCCCCTTGATCAAGCCATGACTGATGGTGGCATCGAAGCTGATGATACTGGACGAGTTAACTATCGTCGTCGTACAACTGATGCAGGTCCTCGTATTTATTCTCAAGACACTGACACATTTCGCCTTTCTGCAGGCCTTGCCGGTGACTTTGATATCAATACGGGTATGAACTGGGATATCGCTTACACCTATGGTAAAAATAAAGCGGATTCTCAAGTTGAAAACTTAATCAATGCCACCAATCTTAAGCAATCGGTTTATGCTAACCAAGATGCATGGTTCAGTGGTGATCCATTAACAGGTGCAATTGTTAATGACATTAGTTTTACCGAAAATTCTGATGGCGGTAACGAACAACACGTTGTTTCTGCTGGCTTAAATGGTGAATTATTTGACCTAAGTGCTGGTGCTGTCGCATTTGCTATTGGTGCTGAATACCATTATGAAAGCGGCTTTTACAATCCAGATCCAGTGACTGTTGCGGGTGACAGCACTGCTGCACAACAAGATGCGACAGATGGTAATTACAATGTCATGTCTGTGTTTGAAGAAGTCAGCGTGCCTTTCACTGAAAAATTAACCGGTGAATTTGCCCTGCGTTATGACGATTACTCAACATTTGGTAAAGCGTCAACGTGGAAAGTAGGCTTAACCTATGAAGCCACTGATGATTTAATGCTCCGAGGTGTCGCGGCAACAGGTTTCCGTGCGCCTAGTATCAGTGAACTATTCGGTGGTGACACAGGTTCTTTCGATTACTTAGATGACCCATGGGAAAACGCTCAAGATCCACAGATCTTGGTTCGTTACACTTCCGATGATGAGCTAAAGGCTGAAGAGTCAGATTCTTATACAGCTGGTTTAGTTTACTCACCAAGCTATGTTGACGGTCTATCATTAACCCTTGATTACTGGCGCTTTAAAGTGACCGACGCGATCACTCGTTTAGACGTTCAAGCTGGCTTAAATGAGTGTTTTGCTAACGCCTCTGCAGCTGCCTGTGAAACCTTTAACATCGGTGAAAACGGTGATCTGTCTAACGTAACTAACTCGTTAACAAACGTAGGTAGCCAAGATACTAGCGGTGTAGACTTCAACTTAGCGTATCATTTTGAAGGCTTAACTTTAGATTGGAAGATCAGTAATGACACCACCTACTTATTGAACTTCGAACAAGAAGACAATGATTACACCAACAAGATTGACGGTAACTTTGGTGCGTATGCTGAAGTTCGTAACAACTTCAGTATTCAAGCGGGTCAAGACAGCTGGAGTGTTAACTATTTCAACCGTTATATCGGTGAAATGGACGACTTAGGGACTGGTGAAAAAGTGGATGCGATTTTGTACCACAACGTAGCGGGTACTTATTATGTTACGGACATGATTACCTTCAGTGCGGGTGTGAAAAACATCACTGACGAAGAGCCTTCAGGCGTATCTAATGGAAGTGATGGTGGTACGGTACCAGAAGTGTATGACACTATCGGTCGTCAATACTACGGCGGTGTAACGGTTAAGTTCTAA
- a CDS encoding HvfB family MNIO-type RiPP peptide maturase gives MSTNHADGLANVGLGLRREMLDEFCRHVPTAIEFFEVAPENWMTLGGKFGRQFKQLTEQYAFFCHGLSLSIGSPEALDSQFVHNIKRFLDEHNIEVYSEHLSYCSGTGHMYDLMPIPFTDDAVIHTAKRIKQVEDILERPFILENVSFYAAPGAQMSEVDFVNAVLQEADCKLLLDVNNIYVNSINHQYDAHAFLAAMPTERIEYLHIAGHYQQDIDLMIDTHGADIIDPVWALLQQCYQLHGVHPTLLERDFNIPKTKVLLNEINQIHQYQQDALAQQSFVRKV, from the coding sequence ATGTCGACAAATCATGCTGATGGCTTAGCCAATGTCGGGTTAGGGCTTCGTCGCGAAATGCTGGATGAGTTTTGTCGGCATGTGCCAACTGCAATCGAGTTTTTTGAAGTCGCACCTGAAAACTGGATGACGCTCGGTGGCAAGTTTGGACGTCAGTTTAAGCAATTAACTGAACAATATGCTTTTTTCTGCCATGGACTTTCGTTATCAATTGGTAGTCCTGAAGCGCTAGATAGTCAATTTGTACACAATATAAAACGCTTTTTGGATGAGCATAATATTGAAGTGTATTCAGAGCATTTAAGTTATTGCTCTGGTACTGGCCATATGTATGATTTGATGCCGATCCCATTTACTGATGATGCAGTCATCCATACCGCTAAGCGGATAAAGCAAGTCGAAGACATACTCGAGCGTCCGTTTATTTTAGAGAATGTTTCTTTTTATGCGGCACCTGGTGCACAAATGAGTGAGGTCGATTTTGTGAATGCAGTCTTACAAGAAGCGGACTGTAAACTGCTACTCGATGTTAATAACATTTATGTTAACTCAATTAACCATCAATATGATGCCCATGCCTTTTTGGCTGCCATGCCGACCGAGCGTATTGAATATTTACATATAGCAGGACATTACCAACAAGACATCGATTTAATGATCGATACCCATGGTGCGGATATTATTGATCCTGTATGGGCATTATTACAGCAATGCTATCAATTACACGGTGTGCATCCAACATTACTCGAACGCGATTTTAATATTCCTAAAACCAAAGTTTTGCTGAACGAGATCAATCAGATCCATCAATACCAACAAGATGCTTTAGCTCAGCAGTCATTCGTGAGGAAGGTATAA